The Flavobacteriaceae bacterium 3519-10 genome includes a window with the following:
- a CDS encoding 5-methyltetrahydrofolate--homocysteine methyltransferase produces the protein MISKKSIIPQLNHRILVLDGAMGTMLQHYKFTEEDYRGDRFQTWAHSLKGNNDLLSLTQPLAIEEVHRKYLEAGADIIETNTFSATTIAMADYHLEDFVYELNFESAKIARKICDEFTLSDPQKPRFVAGSIGPTNKTASLSPDVNDPGYRAITFDELRIAYKQQSEALLDGGADILLVETVFDTLNAKAALFAIDEIRGERGIDIPVMVSGTITDASGRTLSGQTAEAFLISVSHLDLLSIGFNCALGAQQLTPYLEEIAEKSGFYVSAYPNAGLPNAFGQYDESPERMAEQIKEYLDRKLVNIIGGCCGTTPAHIKAIADLVKDYSPRQVGVSA, from the coding sequence ATGATTTCGAAAAAATCCATCATTCCCCAACTTAATCATAGAATCCTTGTTCTGGATGGCGCTATGGGCACGATGCTGCAGCATTATAAATTTACGGAAGAAGATTACCGCGGCGACAGATTCCAAACCTGGGCGCATTCCTTAAAAGGCAACAACGATTTGCTTTCGCTTACGCAGCCCCTCGCTATTGAGGAGGTGCACAGAAAATATCTGGAGGCAGGCGCTGACATTATTGAAACCAACACTTTTTCCGCTACCACAATTGCCATGGCCGATTATCATCTTGAAGATTTCGTTTATGAGCTTAATTTCGAGTCGGCAAAAATTGCTCGAAAGATCTGTGATGAATTTACGCTCAGTGACCCTCAAAAACCAAGATTTGTGGCCGGTTCCATTGGTCCTACGAATAAAACAGCGAGTTTAAGTCCGGACGTTAATGATCCCGGTTATCGCGCAATTACATTTGATGAACTGAGAATTGCGTACAAACAGCAGTCGGAGGCGCTTCTGGATGGCGGCGCAGATATTCTTTTAGTAGAAACCGTTTTTGATACGCTCAATGCAAAAGCAGCACTGTTTGCTATCGATGAAATTCGGGGTGAACGCGGTATTGACATTCCCGTGATGGTTTCGGGGACAATTACAGATGCATCCGGCAGAACTTTAAGCGGACAGACCGCGGAAGCTTTTCTGATCTCGGTGTCGCATCTTGATCTTCTGAGCATCGGGTTCAACTGTGCGCTGGGTGCGCAACAACTCACACCATATCTTGAGGAGATTGCGGAAAAATCCGGGTTTTACGTTTCCGCGTATCCCAACGCCGGCCTTCCCAATGCTTTTGGCCAGTACGACGAATCACCTGAACGTATGGCAGAGCAGATTAAGGAGTATCTCGACCGAAAACTCGTGAATATTATCGGTGGCTGTTGCGGTACCACGCCGGCTCACATCAAAGCCATTGCGGATTTAGTGAAGGATTATTCTCCCAGACAAGTTGGTGTCAGCGCTTAA
- a CDS encoding 5-methyltetrahydrofolate--homocysteine methyltransferase: MKYLKLSGLEPLVITPESNFINVGERTNVSGSKKFLRLIKEEKFSEALDIARHQVDGGAQILDVNFDDGLLDGKECMVKFLNLIASEPDISRIPIMIDSSKWEILEAGLQVVQGKCVANSISLKEGEATFIDQARKIRRYGAAVVVMAFDESGQADNYERRIEICERSYRILTEQVNFPAEDIIFDLNIFPVATGMDEHRRNALDFIEATAWVRQNLPHVSVSGGVSNVSFSFRGNDSVRSAMHSVFLYHAITVGMNMGIVNPALLEVYDEIPKDLLELVEDVMLDRRDDATERLLDYSERVKSTKKEVVEELEWRNLPLQQRITHALVKGVDSFIIEDAEEARTLTERPLDVIETNLMAGMGIVGDLFGSGKMFLPQVVKSARVMKKAVAYLQPFIEAQKDQTQKANGKILMATVKGDVHDIGKNIVSVVLGCNNYEIIDLGVMVPAEKIIQAAIDHQVDAIGLSGLITPSLDEMVHVAAELQRRNLNFPLLIGGATTSKAHTAVKIFPNYEFPVIHINDASRAVGVVSQLLDSNSQRFKEDLKSDYEDFRQKFLSRQIDKEYISIEEARKQRFSIEWQNEMITKPKTLGIHIIENQDLNELLTYIDWTPFFRSWELFGKYPQILNDEVVGEQARELFNDAQKILKQILDGNLFTAKGIFGIFPANSNESDDIILQSGSQSFTFHTLRQQHKKSDGKEYLALSDFIAPQNSGIQDYVGAFAVTTGFGTEELAQKYYAEGDDYNAIIVKALADRLAEAFAEFLHYKVRTEFWGYAENENLPNEDLIAEKYSGIRPAPGYPACPDHLEKLTIWELLKVKENIGLELTDSLAMFPTAAVSGYYFAHPNAKYFGVGKIAEDQLKDYTERKNVDLEYARKWLSPNLA, from the coding sequence TTGAAATATTTAAAACTTTCAGGCCTTGAGCCTTTAGTGATTACCCCTGAATCCAATTTCATCAATGTTGGCGAAAGAACCAATGTTTCGGGTTCAAAAAAATTTCTGCGGCTCATTAAAGAAGAAAAATTTTCCGAAGCACTCGATATTGCGCGGCATCAGGTTGATGGCGGTGCGCAGATTCTTGACGTGAACTTCGATGACGGACTTCTGGACGGTAAGGAATGCATGGTTAAATTTTTAAATTTAATAGCGTCAGAACCCGACATTTCACGGATTCCGATCATGATCGATTCGTCCAAGTGGGAAATTCTCGAAGCCGGGTTACAGGTTGTTCAGGGAAAATGCGTGGCGAATTCTATCAGTTTAAAAGAAGGCGAGGCAACATTTATCGACCAGGCACGGAAAATCAGAAGGTATGGTGCCGCTGTTGTGGTGATGGCTTTTGATGAGTCAGGTCAGGCCGATAATTATGAGCGACGAATCGAAATCTGCGAAAGAAGTTACCGCATCCTCACTGAACAGGTGAACTTCCCCGCCGAAGATATTATTTTCGACCTTAATATATTTCCCGTCGCAACAGGTATGGACGAGCACCGGCGGAACGCGTTGGATTTTATCGAAGCGACCGCATGGGTTCGCCAGAATCTTCCGCACGTATCGGTGAGTGGCGGCGTTTCGAACGTTTCCTTTTCATTCAGAGGTAATGACAGCGTCAGAAGCGCGATGCATTCGGTTTTTCTGTATCACGCGATCACAGTGGGGATGAACATGGGAATTGTAAATCCGGCTTTGCTCGAAGTGTACGACGAAATCCCTAAAGACCTTCTGGAACTCGTAGAGGACGTGATGCTCGACAGGCGCGATGATGCTACAGAACGGTTGCTCGATTATTCCGAACGTGTAAAGTCTACCAAAAAGGAGGTGGTCGAAGAGCTGGAGTGGCGAAATTTACCGCTGCAGCAAAGAATAACGCACGCGCTCGTAAAAGGTGTCGACAGCTTTATTATTGAGGATGCCGAAGAAGCACGAACCCTCACCGAAAGGCCGCTGGATGTTATCGAAACAAACCTGATGGCCGGGATGGGCATAGTAGGCGACCTTTTTGGAAGTGGCAAAATGTTCCTTCCACAAGTGGTGAAATCGGCGAGGGTGATGAAGAAAGCCGTCGCGTACCTGCAGCCTTTCATTGAGGCGCAGAAAGACCAGACCCAAAAGGCAAACGGAAAAATACTGATGGCTACCGTGAAAGGTGACGTACACGATATCGGTAAGAATATCGTAAGCGTCGTTCTGGGTTGCAATAATTACGAAATCATCGATTTGGGCGTGATGGTTCCGGCGGAAAAAATAATTCAGGCCGCGATAGATCATCAGGTAGACGCAATTGGTTTGAGTGGTTTAATTACGCCAAGCCTCGACGAAATGGTGCACGTTGCCGCAGAACTACAAAGAAGAAACCTTAATTTTCCTTTACTCATTGGCGGTGCCACCACCTCAAAAGCGCATACAGCCGTGAAGATCTTCCCCAACTATGAATTTCCCGTCATCCATATTAATGATGCTTCCAGGGCTGTAGGTGTGGTATCGCAACTTTTGGATTCAAATTCGCAGCGGTTTAAAGAGGATTTAAAATCTGATTATGAAGATTTCAGGCAGAAATTCCTGAGCCGGCAAATTGATAAGGAATATATTTCAATTGAAGAAGCACGGAAACAAAGATTCAGCATTGAATGGCAAAATGAAATGATTACAAAGCCAAAAACGCTCGGTATTCATATAATCGAAAATCAGGATTTAAACGAACTGCTCACTTATATCGACTGGACGCCGTTCTTCAGAAGCTGGGAACTCTTCGGAAAATATCCGCAGATACTAAATGATGAGGTTGTTGGCGAGCAGGCGCGTGAACTTTTTAATGATGCGCAGAAGATTTTGAAGCAGATTCTGGATGGAAATCTGTTCACGGCAAAAGGTATTTTCGGGATCTTTCCTGCAAATTCGAACGAAAGTGATGACATTATTCTCCAAAGTGGTTCGCAGTCATTCACGTTTCATACGCTGAGGCAGCAGCATAAAAAATCTGACGGAAAAGAATATCTGGCTTTAAGTGATTTTATCGCACCCCAAAACAGCGGAATTCAGGATTATGTGGGTGCTTTCGCCGTCACAACCGGCTTCGGAACCGAAGAACTTGCGCAGAAATATTACGCTGAAGGCGACGACTACAATGCCATTATCGTGAAAGCGCTGGCCGACCGTCTTGCCGAAGCTTTCGCCGAATTTCTGCACTACAAGGTACGGACTGAATTCTGGGGATATGCAGAAAATGAAAACCTGCCGAATGAAGATTTGATCGCTGAAAAATATTCCGGGATACGTCCGGCGCCAGGTTATCCTGCGTGTCCTGACCATCTTGAAAAACTCACCATTTGGGAATTGCTGAAGGTAAAGGAAAATATAGGGCTTGAATTGACAGACAGCTTAGCGATGTTTCCGACAGCGGCGGTTTCCGGCTATTATTTTGCGCATCCGAACGCGAAGTATTTTGGTGTCGGAAAGATCGCCGAAGACCAGTTGAAGGATTATACTGAGCGCAAAAATGTGGATCTGGAATATGCCAGAAAATGGCTGAGCCCCAATTTGGCTTAA